Proteins from a single region of Nomascus leucogenys isolate Asia chromosome 21, Asia_NLE_v1, whole genome shotgun sequence:
- the USF3 gene encoding basic helix-loop-helix domain-containing protein USF3 encodes MPEMTENEMPTKKQHRKKNRETHNAVERHRKKKINAGINRIGELIPCSPALKQSKNMILDQAFKYITELKRQNDELLLNGGNNEQAEEIKKLRKQLEEIQKENGRYIELLKANDICLYDDPTIHWKGNLKNSKVSVVIPSDQVQKNIIVYSNGNQPGGNSQGTAVQGITFNVSHNLQKQTANVVPVQRTCNLVTPVSISGVYPSENKPWHQTTVPALATNQPVPLCLPAAISAQSILELPTSESESNVLGATSGSMIAVSIGSEPHQHHSLHTCLHDQNSSENKNGQENPKLLKKMTPCVTNMPHSSSATATKVHHGNKSCLSIQDFRGDFQNTFVVSVTTTVCSQPPRTADDSSPVSISKSADLTSTATVVASSAPGVGKATIPISTLSGNPLDNGWTLSCSLPSSSVSTSDLKNINSLTRISSAGNTQTTWTTLQLAGNTIQPLSQTPSSAVTPVLNESGTSPTTSNHSRHVATGINLNNSFPADGQPVEQVVVTLPSCPSLPMQPLIAQPQVKSQPPKNILPLNSAMQVIQMAQPVGSAVNAAPTNQNVIILQPPSTTPCPTVMRAEVPNQTVGQQIVIIQAANQNPLPLLPAPPPGSVRLPINGANTVIGSNNSVQNVSTPQTFGGKHLVHILPRPSSLSVSNSTQTFSVTMSNQQPQTISLNGQLFALQPVMSSSGTTNQTPMQIIQPTTSEDPNTNVALNTFGALASLNQSISQMAGQSCVQLSISQPANAQTAANSQTTTANCVSLTTTAAPPVTTDSSATLASTYNLVSTSSMNTVACLPNMKSKRLNKKPGARKHLAANKSACPLNSVRDVSKLDCPNSEGSAEPPCNDGLLESFPVVLPSVSMSQANSVSVSASHSLGVLSSGSLIPESVLKSKSPEKSSSPSQDSVTSEHFAMAAAKSKDSTPNLQQETSQDKPPSSLALSDAAKPCTSANVLIPSPSDPHILVSQVSGLSSTTSTTSTDCVSEVEIIAEPCRVEQDSSDTMQTTGLLKGQRLTTLLSDVAKKKTPQKSSLSDQMDHPDFSSENPKIVDSSVNLHPKQELLLMNNDDRDPPQHHSCLPDQEVINGSLITGRQADSPMSTSSGSSRSFSVASMLPETTREDVTSSATTNTCDSCTFVEQTDIVALAARAIFDQENLEKGRVGLQADIREVASKPSEASLLEGDPPFKSQIPKENGTGQAEATPNEFNSQGSIEATVERPLEKPSCSLGIKTSNASLQDSTSQPPSITSLSVNNLIHQSSISHPLASCAGLSPTSEQTTVPATVNLTVSSSSYGSQPPGPSLMTEYSQEQLNTMTSTIPNSQIQEPLLKPSHESRKDSAKRAVQDDLLLSSAKRQKHCQPAPVRLESMSLMSRTPDTISDQTQMMVSQIPPNSSNSVVPVSNPAHGDGLTRLFPPSNNFVAPALRQTEVQCGSQPSVAEQQQTQASQHLQALQQHVPAQGVSHLHSNHLYIKQQQQQQQQQAGQLRERHHLYQMQHHVPHAESSVHSQPHNVHQQRTLQQEVQMQKKRNLVQGTQTSQLSLQPKHHGTDQSRSKSGQPHPHHQQMQQQMQQHFGGSQTEKSCENPSTSRNHHNHPQNHLNQDIMHQQQDVGSRQQGSGVSSEHVSGHNPMQRLLTSRGLEQQMVSQPSIVTRSSDMTCTPHRPERNRVSSYSAEALIGKTSSNSEQRMGISIQGSRVSDQLEMRSYLDVPRNKNLAIHNMQGRVDHTVASDIRLSDCQTFKPSGASQQPQSNFEVQSSRNNEIGNPVSSLRSMQSQAFRISQNTGPPPIDRQKRLPYPPVQSIPTGNGIPSRDGENTCHQSFMQSLLAPHLSDQVIGSQRSLSEHQRNTQCGPSSAIEYNCPPTHENVHIRRESESQNRESCDMSLGAINTRNSTLNIPFSSSSSSGDIQGRNTSPNVSVQKSNPMRITDSHATKGHMNPPVTTNMHGVARPALPHPSVSHGNGDQGPAVRQANSSVPQRSRHPLQDSSGSKIRQPERNRSGNQRQSSVFDPSLPHLPLSTGGSMILGRQQPATEKRGSIVRFMPDSPQVPNDNAGPDQHTLSQNFGFSFIPEGGMNPPINANASFIPQVTQPSATRTPALIPVDPQNTLPSFYPPYSPAHPTLSNDISIPYFPNQMFSNPSTEKVNSGSLNNRFGSILSPPRPVGFAQPSFPLLPDMPPMHMTNSHLSNFNMTSLFPEIATALPDGSAMSPLLTIANSSASDSSKQSSNRPAHNISHILGHDCSSAV; translated from the exons ATGCCAGAAATGACAGAGAATGAGATGCCTACAAAAAAGCAGCACAG aaagaaaaaccGGGAGACACATAATGCAG TGGAGAGgcatagaaagaagaaaatcaatgcTGGGATAAACAGAATAGGAGAGCTGATCCCATGTTCTCCTGCCCTGAAGCAG AGCAAGAATATGATCCTGGACCAAGCCTTTAAATATATAACAGAATTGAAAAGGCAAAATGATGAACTCCTGCTTAATGGAGGAAACAATGAACAAG ctgaagaaataaaaaagctacGGAAACAACTGGAagaaatccaaaaagaaaatggCCGATATATTGAATTACTGAAAGCTAATGACATATGCTTATATGATGACCCCACAATTCACTGGAAAGGAAATCTTAAAAACTCAAAGGTCTCTGTTGTTATTCCTAGTGACCAGGTTCAAAAAAATATCATTGTTTATTCCAACGGGAATCAGCCTGGTGGAAACAGCCAGGGAACAGCTGTTCAGGGGATAACTTTTAATGTTAGTCATAATTTACAAAAGCAGACCGCCAATGTGGTGCCAGTACAGAGGACTTGCAATCTTGTGACTCCTGTATCTATTTCTGGAGTTTACCCTTCTGAAAACAAGCCATGGCATCAGACCACAGTTCCTGCATTGGCTACCAACCAGCCtgttcctctttgtcttcctGCTGCCATTTCTGCTCAGAGTATTCTCGAGCTTCCCACCTCTGAAAGCGAATCAAATGTGCTTGGTGCCACTAGTGGCTCAATGATTGCTGTTTCAATTGGATCTGAGCCTCACCAACATCATTCTTTGCACACATGTCTACATGATCAAAATTCTTCTGAAAATAAGAATGGACAAGAGAACCCCAAATTATTGAAGAAAATGACCCCTTGTGTTACAAACATGCCCCACAGCTCCTCAGCAACTGCCACTAAAGTGCACCATGGAAACAAGTCCTGCCTGAGCATACAGGACTTCAGAGGTGATTTTCAAAACACTTTTGTTGTTTCAGTTACCACCACAGTCTGCTCGCAGCCTCCCAGAACTGCAGATGATTCTTCTCCAGTGAGCATTAGTAAGAGTGCAGACTTGACAAGTACAGCTACAGTGGTGGCATCATCTGCCCCTGGAGTAGGGAAGGCCACCATTCCTATAAGCACTCTTTCGGGAAACCCTTTGGACAATGGTTGGACTCTTTCTTGTTCTTTGCCTTCTTCAAGTGTTAGTACTTCAGATTTGAAAAACATTAATAGCCTTACACGAATTTCCTCAGCTGGAAACACACAGACAACGTGGACTACTTTGCAACTGGCGGGAAACACTATTCAGCCCTTAAGCCAGACACCATCTTCTGCTGTGACTCCAGTATTAAATGAGTCTGGTACTAGCCCCACCACAAGCAACCACAGTAGACATGTGGCTACAGGCATCAACTTGAATAATTCCTTTCCAGCAGATGGGCAGCCAGTTGAGCAAGTAGTTGTAACATTGCCTTCTTGTCCATCTTTGCCTATGCAGCCACTAATTGCCCAGCCACAAGTtaaatctcagcctcccaaaaataTCCTTCCACTGAATTCAGCAATGCAAGTGATTCAGATGGCTCAGCCAGTTGGGTCAGCTGTTAATGCAGCTCCAACCAATCAAAATGTTATAATTCTTCAGCCACCCAGCACCACCCCATGCCCAACAGTGATGAGGGCAGAAGTTCCCAACCAAACAGTAGGTCAACAGATAGTGATCATACAGGCTGCTAATCAGAATCCTTTGCCACTCCTCCctgctccacctcctggttctGTTCGACTCCCTATCAATGGAGCCAATACTGTAATAGGATCTAATAATTCAGTGCAAAATGTTTCAACACCACAGACTTTTGGAGGAAAGCATCTTGTCCACATATTACCAAGACCTTCATCTTTATCAGTGTCTAACTCAACACAAACTTTTTCTGTTACCATGTCAAACCAACAGCCTCAAACCATTTCTTTAAATGGACAGCTCTTTGCTTTGCAGCCTGTGATGTCTTCATCAGGAACTACAAATCAAACCCCTATGCAAATTATTCAACCCACCACCAGCGAAGATCCAAATACCAATGTTGCCCTGAATACATTTGGTGCTTTGGCCAGCCTCAATCAAAGCATATCACAGATGGCTGGGCAAAGCTGTGTACAATTGTCTATTAGCCAGCCTGCCAATGCTCAAACTGCTGCAAATAGTCAAACCACTACAGCTAACTGTGTTTCATTAACAACAACTGCAGCACCTCCCGTGACAACAGATAGTTCAGCCACACTAGCTAGTACTTATAATCTAGTGAGTACTTCCTCAATGAACACTGTTGCTTGTTTGCCTAACATGAAATCTAAAAGGTTGAATAAGAAGCCAGGTGCCAGGAAACACTTAGCAGCAAACAAGTCAGCGTGTCCCCTGAATTCAGTCAGAGATGTGAGCAAGTTAGACTGCCCCAACAGTGAAGGCTCAGCAGAGCCACCCTGTAATGATGGACTGCTAGAAAGCTTCCCTGTTGTGTTACCATCTGTCTCTATGTCCCAGGCAAATAGTGTGAGTGTTTCTGCTTCACATTCTTTGGGTGTTCTAAGCTCTGGATCATTAATACCTGAGTCTGTATTGAAATCTAAGTCACCAGAAAAGTCCAGCTCACCCTCCCAAGATTCTGTAACAAGTGAACATTTTGCAATGGCCGCAGCAAAATCCAAAGATTCTACCCCTAATCTACAACAAGAGACATCTCAGGATAAACCACCAAGTAGTTTAGCATTATCAGATGCTGCCAAACCCTGCACTTCAGCCAATGTATTGATTCCATCTCCAAGTGATCCTCACATTTTGGTTTCTCAGGTTTCTGGTTTGTCATCTACAACAAGCACTACAAGTACTGACTGTGTTTCTGAGGTAGAAATCATTGCTGAACCTTGCAGAGTTGAGCAAGATTCATCAGATACAATGCAAACCACAGGTCTCTTAAAGGGGCAACGTTTAACTACATTGCTATCTGatgttgctaaaaaaaaaacccctcagaAATCATCTCTTTCTGATCAAATGGATCATCCTGACTTTTCTTCAGAAAATCCTAAAATAGTTGATTCAAGTGTGAATTTACATCCCAAACAGGAACTATTACTGATGAACAACGATGATAGAGATCCTCCACAGCATCATTCCTGCCTCCCTGATCAAGAGGTTATTAATGGTTCTTTGATCACCGGTAGACAGGCCGACTCTCCCATGTCAACCAGCTCTGGCAGTAGTCGTAGTTTCTCAGTTGCATCCATGCTTCCTGAAACAACAAGAGAAGATGTGACCAGCAGTGCAACAACTAATACATGTGACAGCTGTACCTTTGTAGAGCAAACTGATATAGTAGCTCTTGCAGCAAGAGCTATTTTTGACCAGGAGAACCTTGAGAAGGGAAGAGTTGGCCTCCAGGCTGATATAAGGGAAGTTGCTTCAAAGCCTTCTGAAGCATCATTGTTAGAGGGAGACCCACCTTTCAAATCACAGATACCTAAAGAGAATGGCACAGGACAGGCAGAAGCAACACCAAATGAATTTAATTCTCAGGGTTCAATTGAAGCAACTGTGGAGAGGCCCCTTGAAAAACCAAGTTGTTCTCTAGGAATTAAAACATCAAATGCATCTTTACAGGATTCAACTTCTCAGCCACCAAGCATCACCAGTTTAAGCGTGAATAATCTTATCCATCAGAGCAGCATCAGCCATCCTCTGGCCAGCTGTGCGGGTTTATCCCCAACCTCAGAGCAAACAACTGTGCCTGCAACGGTTAATCTGACTGTTTCGTCTAGCTCCTATGGCAGTCAACCTCCTGGACCATCTCTGATGACCGAATATTCCCAAGAACAGCTAAATACTATGACTAGTACCATACCAAATTCACAGATTCAAGAGCCACTCTTAAAGCCAAGTCACGAAAGCCGTAAGGATTCTGCTAAGCGTGCTGTCCAAGATGACCTTTTACTGTCTTCAGCTAAACGTCAAAAGCACTGTCAGCCAGCCCCCGTCAGGCTTGAAAGTATGTCCCTGATGAGCAGAACTCCAGACACCATTTCTGATCAAACTCAAATGATGGTCAGTCAGATCCCTCCTAATTCTTCAAACTCAGTTGTGCCTGTTAGCAACCCAGCTCATGGAGATGGCCTTACACGATTATTTCCACCTAGTAACAACTTTGTGGCTCCTGCATTGAGGCAAACTGAAGTTCAGTGTGGTTCTCAGCCTTCAGTTGCTGAACAGCAGCAAACCCAGGCAAGTCAACATCTACAGGCCCTGCAGCAGCATGTTCCAGCTCAAGGGGTATCTCACCTTCATAGTAACCATCTCTacataaagcagcagcagcagcagcaacaacaacaagcaGGGCAGTTAAGAGAGAGGCATCACTTATATCAAATGCAGCATCATGTACCTCATGCAGAGAGCTCTGTCCACTCTCAGCCCCATAATGTCCACCAACAGAGGACTCTGCAACAGGAAGttcagatgcagaaaaagagGAATCTTGTTCAGGGCACCCAGACCTCTCAGCTTTCCTTACAACCGAAGCACCATGGAACTGATCAGTCCCGATCCAAGAGTGGCCAGCCACATCCCCATCATCAGCAGATGCAGCAACAAATGCAGCAACACTTTGGAGGCTCCCAGACAGAGAAGAGCTGTGAAAACCCTTCAACTAGTCGGAACCATCATAACCATCCTCAGAACCATCTCAATCAAGATATTATGCACCAACAGCAGGATGTTGGAAGCAGACAGCAAGGTTCAGGGGTTTCATCTGAACATGTATCTGGGCATAATCCAATGCAGAGGCTTTTGACATCAAGAGGCTTAGAGCAGCAAATGGTGTCCCAACCAAGTATTGTGACTAGATCTTCAGACATGACCTGTACTCCACACAGGCCAGAGAGAAATAGAGTTTCAAGTTATTCTGCTGAGGCACTTATTGGAAAGACATCTTCTAATTCAGAGCAGAGAATGGGAATATCAATTCAGGGTTCCAGAGTTTCAGATCAGCTTGAAATGAGAAGCTATCTTGATGTTCCCAGAAATAAGAATTTGGCTATTCATAATATGCAGGGTCGTGTGGACCATACTGTAGCCTCAGATATCCGCCTTTCTGATTGTCAGACGTTTAAACCAAGTGGAGCTAGTCAACAGCCCCAGAGTAATTTTGAAGTACAATCTTCAAGAAACAATGAAATAGGTAACCCTGTATCATCATTGCGGAGTATGCAGTCCCAGGCTTTTCGAATTAGTCAAAACACTGGCCCCCCACCAATTGACCGTCAAAAGAGATTACCTTACCCACCAGTTCAGAGCATCCCAACAGGAAATGGTATTCCATCAAGGGACGGTGAAAATACTTGTCACCAAAGTTTCATGCAGAGCTTACTGGCCCCTCACCTCAGTGATCAGGTCATTGGGAGCCAGAGGTCACTCTCAGAACATCAGAGGAATACACAGTGTGGTCCATCCTCTGCAATTGAATATAATTGTCCCCCAACTCATGAAAATGTCCATATtagaagagagagtgagagtcAGAATCGGGAAAGTTGTGACATGTCGTTAGGTGCAATTAACACCAGGAACAGCAccttgaatattcctttttcaagttCCTCTTCCTCAGGAGATATTCAAGGTCGAAACACAAGCCCCAATGTTTCTGTACAGAAATCCAATCCCATGAGGATTACTGACAGTCATGCGACCAAGGGCCACATGAACCCTCCAGTCACAACCAACATGCATGGGGTTGCAAGGCCAGCATTGCCACATCCATCTGTGTCTCATGGAAATGGCGATCAAGGCCCTGCTGTACGTCAAGCGAATTCTTCAGTTCCCCAGAGATCAAGGCATCCCCTGCAAGACAGCAGTGGTTCCAAAATTCGTCAGCCTGAAAGGAATCGTTCTGGAAACCAAAGGCAAAGTTCTGTCTTTGATCCAAGTCTTCCCCACCTTCCCCTCTCTACTGGTGGCAGTATGATTCTTGGACGCCAACAACCTGCTACAGAGAAGAGAGGAAGTATTGTTCGTTTCATGCCTGATAGCCCACAAGTACCTAATGATAATGCAGGTCCTGACCAGCATACACTATCACaaaattttggtttttcttttattcctgagGGTGGCATGAATCCACCAATAAATGCTAATGCTTCTTTCATTCCACAGGTTACTCAGCCTAGTGCCACTCGAACTCCAGCCCTCATCCCGGTAGATCCGCAAAATACTCTGCCCTCCTTCTATCCTCCATACTCTCCTGCTCATCCTACACTGTCCAATGATATTTCAATCCCCTATTTTCCTAATCAGATGTTCTCAAATCCTAGCACAGAGAAGGTAAACAGTGGAAGTTTAAATAACCGATTTGGATCAATTTTATCTCCTCCCAGACCTGTTGGGTTTGCTCAACCAAGTTTTCCTCTTCTGCCAGATATGCCACCAATGCACATGACCAACTCTCACTTATCCAATTTTAATATGACATCTTTGTTTCCAGAAATAGCTACAGCGCTTCCTGATGGCTCAGCAATGTCACCTTTGCTTACAATAGCAAATTCCTCTGCCTCTGACTCTTCCAAGCAGTCCTCAAACAGGCCTGCCCATAACATAAGCCATATTCTAGGTCATGATTGCAGTTCAGCTGTTTAA